GATCCGAATCTCCCTGTGCCCTTCCATGCCTGGAGCTGTACGGAGTGGCCTCTCTCTCGAGACACTGTTGGACTAGACCTGGCTGCTCCATCTTAGCACCAGACCGGTCTGCCCAGGTCCTGGGGCAGGGCTGACACTGGTCTCTGCGACTCAGCTCCCAGAGGGCCCCATGATAAGAAAGCAGGAGGTTCAATGTCCGGAAATGCTCCTTGTGGTGCATGGGGAAGGGCTGTGAATAGGCCCAGGAGGCATTTCAGCCTTCAGTGAATCTTACTCTGGTCTCTTAAACTCCACAGGCTGGGTCAGGCGGCTCCTGCAGAAACCCAAGCAAAGCTCCAGCTCCGCAGAAAGCAGCTTGAACACCAAACagtcaccttcctcctcctcggCAGTTGTCACCAGCTCTTCCACCAGCAGTTCAGTGGCCAGCcggtctcctgcctcccaggtgAGCATCAGCAGCTCAGGGAGTGCCCGCTGGGCCAAGAGCTATGATGTGTGCATCTGCCACAGCAACGGGGACTTTGAGTTTGTCGAGGAGATGGTCTCCTATCTGGAGAGCCAGCCCGAGGGCatccgctgcttcctgcagctgcgGGATGCCATGCCGGGGAGTGCTATCACGACGGAGCTCTGCGACGCTGTCCAGAACAGCCACTGCTGGGTCCTGCTAATAACCCCCAGCTTCCTCGAGGATCCCTGGTGCAGGTACCAGATGCATCAGGCGTTGGCAGAGGCGCCGATGGCCAATGGGCGCACCATCCCCGTGCTGAAGGGCATTGACCGGAGAGACTACCCCCGGGAGCTGAGGTGCCTCTATTACATCGATGTGACGCGCAAGGAGAATGGCTTCAGGCAGATTAAAGACACGATCCTGCGCTGTAAGTAAACCATAGGGGGCAGTCGGCTTCATAATGGGCCCGTATAGGGTGTTGGCTGTTCAGGTTGTTTAGCTTAGCCTGTGCAGAGTGGAGTGACCCTTCGATCATACCCTGCATTTCTGTTGCACCTTCTGGGCTTCTCACCAGCcatggggtggaacacagcagctgtctgACAGCCCACAGACACTGTACAACCTTCTGGGATGGGAAGTAGAGAATCCTGTGTCCCTGTGAAACTGCAAGGGAAGATCTAAAGAGAAGGGGCTGGGGCATTTGTATCCCATTGGAGTGGGGTACAGTGTAGGATCTCTctctgggaggagaggtacaGATACATTGCAGTGTGACAATGCTGGAACATCAGTCCAGCTGATATCCCTTAGTGACCCTGGTTTCTGCCTTGTGTCCCTCAGACCTGCAGGAGCTCTGTCAAAGCACCATGAGCAGAATAGAGTGACGGGAGTCCTGTAGGGGAAGGGAGCACATCGAGAAAGCAGATCCCGGCCGAAGGGAAATGGAACGAGAATCCACAGTGCTGTTTCCAAAGTCTCTGGAGCTGCCTCATTTGATCTCAGTGGAGAGCAGATTCCAGGCGGTCTACAGCCAAGGTCCCCAATGCACAAAACACCTACAGAATTACAAATGGGACTGACTCTCATGAGGGTTTCTGAACAGAAGCATTTCTCTCGCGTCGGGCTGCTCCGCACCACGAACACTAATAGCCGGCACCGCTGAGAGGACAAGCAAAACATCTAGCACCAATGGAGAGCGAGGCTTACACGTGGCGTCTGGTGCTGAACACTTGGAAGAAGCACGAGGCTTGTTCCACGTTGTACTGTACAGTGCGGGGGACTTGGCAGGAATCTGGAGCTTGAGCGTTGGTGACTCCAAGTAGTCAAGGGTAAACACAGCTAAATGGAGTTTACCCTCTTCTCATTTGGGGAGTAGGAAGTTTAGTTTAGGGTCTGTCCTTTCAGGAAGCGTATAGGCAGCAAAATCTCTAATGACCTTCCAAAAGCCAGTTTGGAGCTGGTACAATACACACTCTTGCCTATGTTAAATTCCTCCAAGCCCCAAGGAGGATAGGTGCCAATTCCATTATATATACTCCACAGCTGTTTGGGTGGCAGCTGCCGATCAGCTGGGGGAGGCGCTgaggggagagcagcaggtgggtggggcctcagggaggggCGGAGCaaggcaggaagaggcggagcaagggcagggccttggggaagggcagggccttggggcgggacagtggagcacccctggggggaaaaagaaaactcAACACCTATGTCAAGGAGTATAAACTGACATGAAGTTTTCCCCTTTTGGAGCTGTAACACTCATATAAAGAGGAGCTACACATAGGCTCATCTTTGGTATTTTGAGCGTAATGTCAGTTTTAGTCTTGATTTTTACAATTGTAATTTAAACGTGTGTACAAATGAATGCAGAAAAGTGTTATTTTTATCAAATCTCCTCTCtcgctttttcttttttttttttaaacgggtGGATCTAATGCTGCTGAAAGCGCCTAAACTGACAGCTCACTGAACTGTTTATGCAGTGCCCAGGTTGTAAGCTGGTTTTCTTGTTCTTCCTCTCTACTTTCCACCTGCCcctcctctacacacacacaccccgccccgcCAGCTCAGACTAGGAAGGACTCCGCCTTGGGAGAGGAGTTGGGGATTGTTTAGGAAAAGTAGTTGAGTTTTTAGTTTAGGCTTAGCTAATACTCTAGTTAACCCCAACCTAAACTTGGCCGTTTTCCTAGCAGAGATGCAGAATCAAACCTCGTAGCGTGGTCCTTGTTTGTTTTGCTGGCTGAGTTGTAGCCTAGGAAAGTCTGAAGCGTCCATGTTACTCTGTTAAGATCCAGGGAATAAAAGACTCTGGCACTGggtgcttgctttcttttttacagaccccattttttaaaaaactgactcCTAAAATAATTAACAGATTTTCACGAACATTCATTCTGAACTTCAAGAGTGCTTTTGGAGCTACGCAGTATTTGTCACCATCTCGAAGAGGTTAAACCTCTGTTTCAAGTGCACagctcaaccttaactatagacATGTAACTGGTCCCTCCACAGTCACTGGAAGTGGAAGATGTTCAGCAATAGTTGGAAAGTCCAAGTATAGGGTTGTCAactgtctaattgcacaaacccaaatACCCTTGCCTTGTCCCACCCCTTCCCAAGGCCACgctcttgccctgccccttctccgaggctcCACTCCCCCGCTCActtcagcccccctccctccattgctcgctctctcttaccctcactcactttcactgggctggggcaggggtgtgggagggggtgcaggctctgggctggggggtggggccgaggggtttggagagcaggagggggctcctggccaagtctcgggcagggggttggggtgcaggaggtggtttggggcgcaggctctgggagggactttgggtgcaggaggggtctcagggatggagcaggggtttgggtgagggaggaggTTCAGGATCCAGGCTCTGgccgggcggcgcttacctcaggtggctcccggaagcggccggcacgtcgggcagcagctcctaggctcaggggtggCCAGGCGGCTGTGCGCAATGCCTATGCCTGTAGGcattgcccctgcagctcccattgccacagttccccattcccggccaatgggagctgcagagatggcCCGCAGGGTGTAGGCATTGCGCAGAGACCCCCCTTCCCACGCCTCCCAGGCCTGCCTTAGCACCAATGTGCCGCTGGactggcttcagtagcctccttCAAGCCTGATTCCAGGATATTCCTGGCCAAACCAGGAGGGATGGTAACCCTATGCAAGTAGCCTTCTCTATCCTCGGCCGTGGTATCCATGTGTGTGAAGTGCTTGTATAGAAGCACAAATCTGGTGTAACCCGAAGTAAAGCATAACCAAAACGAGTGGGTTAGCTTGCTAAGTGATATGGGAGGTAAGAAAAATACAGCATAACCAAACCCAAGCgttcaaaactcatgagtcaggccccccaaagTCATGAGACTATATCAAAAATcgtaagatttttaaaaacaaccaaTGTGGGGTTCATTTGCTTAAGCCTCCTAGGGTTGATGcaatttttcaagcttttctctgtaaccatgagCTAGAAATGTACCTTATTTTTCAagatggaagctgagattctcaagtAATAACCCAGCTCCAACAGGTGGGACTTAACACTGAATATTGGGAGATTTGTGCTACAGTGACAAGGGTTGGCTGCACTGGATATAGGACAGATAAAAAAACTAGATCtattcatgggggataggtccatcattagccaggatgggcggggatggtgtccctagcctctgtttgccggaagctgggaatgagcaacaggggatggatcacttggtgatttcctgttctgttcattccctctggggcacctggcactggccactgtgggatcctgggctagatggacctttggtctgacccagtatggccgttcttatgttcagatGGAGGAGACCGGGCATATTAATTGCCACCTTACTTGGGCTGCCCTTATCTTCCGTGACCAAACATGCCCAGAGATTCCAAGGGTGGGCCGTCCGTAAGAGTGAGATTTACAGCCCCCAGAGTGAGATTCGAGGCCAGAGAGTGAGACTTTCCGGGGGGGGGTTGCTTCAGACCGGGACCCTCATCTTTGGGCCTTGGTGACATCCAGCCAGGTTTTTAATCCAACCAGCACTTAATAGTTTGCTTTACAGCGTCCACTGCTTCGCCGGGCCCCTGGAACACGGAAGTGTCCCCGTGTGTACTGAAGTCTCACGCGCGTGCGCATTTGCCACGAAAAGCTGGCGGATTGGAAGGAACACACTTGTTGGCTGGCTGGGGCAAACCCCTGGCTGGGGGCGAGATATGGACGGAACAAGAGGAACGGCCGAAGTGCAGCTGGGTTGGTGGGTGACGGCGTGTTTCTGGGACGTGCTCCGCACACAAAACCCGGGCAGGGCGGTGGCCTCATGCGCCCGAGGGTGGGGCTCGGCCAGGGGggccagatgtcctgattttatagggacagtcccgagaTTTGGGGCTTTGGCTTAAACAGGCGCCGACGAGCCCCCACGCCTGCTGTCTGGCCACCCTAGGCTGGGCTTCTGGGCCCTGCGGCCGTGGCCCCTGCAGGCCACGCACGGGCGGGGGGAGCTTGGCCTCCTGCCCCGCGCAGCCACCTGCCCCTCCACGCTGTCCTGATCGTTACCTCTTCCAGTGAATGGAAtcgtccaccccccccccccattttcccaGTGGTTCCCGCCAgtagcagccccagcccagcagggggagCCCTCTGCAGCGGAGCGGGGTTTAGAGGACAGTCCTTTCCCTGCTACTCACTCTCGTCTCGTCGCGGCGCATGCGCACTCCCAGCGATGGCGGAGGCCACCGGCGCGAAGAGGAAGCGTGAGGGGTCGGAGGAGCCGGCCGAGCCCCCGGGAGGCGATGGCGGCTCGTTCCCCTTGGCGGAGCTCTGCGTGCGCAGGGTGCTCAAGGAGTCTGCGCGGGACAAGGCCATTTTCCTGCACGGGCaggtaagggggggaatgggctGTACCACTCCGGCCCcggggggagagaaggaatgggGGCGGTACCACTGTTCGGGGGGCGGGGCTTGGTGACGGAGGGGGCGGTAGTGCTCTCACCCGGCGGGATGATTGGTGAAGGCGGGGCAGGTGCCCTCGCTCTGACCTGGCGGGGGGGCTTGTGAAGGGGGGAAGGTGCCATCGCTCagacccgcgggggggggggggggaatgtgccattgctctgaccccggggggtggggtggtgaagGGGAGGCATTGCTCTGATTTGCTAGCTGCTTTCGActgcctgagaggtggttccaaagaggatggctctagactgctctcagtggtagcagaggacaggacaaggagtaatggtctcaagttgcagtgggggaggtttagattggatattaggaaaaactttttcactaggagggtggtgaaacactggaacgcgttacctagggaggtggtagaatctccttcctcagaagtttttaaggtcaggcttgacaaagccctggctgggatgatttaactggggatgggtcctgcttcgagcagggggttggactagatgaccttctggggtcccttccaaccctgatattctgtgattctatgacccaAGGATGCCAGTTGTTGGGGGGCCATGTCCATGGGGTGGTTGCTCTGCCCCACAGTCTTTCCTGGTAAAGTCCCTGTTCCTCCTTTTTACTCTCTGTCCAAGGGAGGGACACCTCCCAGGGCAGGGCCCCCCAATGCTCACCCTGCCATGCCCCAAGGGCCCCAAGCCTCCGGCTCTTGTAGACTCCCTCCTTTCGTCCTAGGCTGTTAAAAACTAGGCTGTAGAATAATATCTTGCAGGTACAATCTTGCAACTTTGTCCCCTGGTCAGAGGGACTGGATGAACTAATGGGTCTTTTGCAGTTTTATGTTATGATGTTGTCGATTTTTCACTGGGTTACAATTTGCCGTAGCTGATACCTGCAATGCCTGTTAATATTTTTTCCAGCCATCTTCTCAGTTCTCTGCTTGGCAGTGATGTGCTGGAATTGCATTCCTTCTGTGCTCTGGGTgagggtgtctttttttttttttaaggagatcTAAATCCAATTTCCATTATTAAAATTATCCAAGTAAATCAAATCCTTCTGTCATGCCCAGTAAATCCCTGGAATGTAAGAAGCACGGAgcaaataacttttttaaaatccaaaatcAGTGGCATGGGCTTCAAACATATGAGGAAAGCACCTCTGGTTCTGTTGTTTTAATGAGCAAGATAGTCAGCATGGGCGCTGATTCGCCTCCAAAGCCTGAGAGGACAGGACTGCATCATCTCATGATTTCAGCAGCTCCTTGTTTGAAACACACATGATCAAAAGCAAGATCCACCAACCTGGTTCTCTCATAAAGATTTATTACTGCTGTTTGCGCCTGCTTTGAGCTTGGAAAAGAATTTGGACTGACTTGGGCAGAAAGAGGAAATGGCAATTATTCTGGTTGTAACATTCTCACTAGCTGTGTGAGTGGGTTAGTCGGACTGGGGACTCCTTACCTCAGCCGTAATAATTATAAATGGCCATTTCACCCAAGGATCACAAAGTGTTTTGCAAGCTTTAAGGAACTTTATAACACCTCGGGGAAGCAGGTATGCTCATTTTCCAGATGGTCAGAGTGTAGTGCAGGGGTGGTAAGTGACTTGGCCATGGTCACATAGCAAGGAAGCAGAAGATCTGGGGATGCAGCCCAGGAGTTTGGATTCCCAATCCTGTGATCTAGCCACTAGATCATCCACCTTTCCTCAAACCACATGGTACTGAGAGAGACATCATCATAGGAGGAAGCACATTGTTTGTCcagtcaaactgggagggtgggggaagtatGGAGGAAACGAATTGGGCGTtagactgacttttttttaagcCTGGTCACTGCAGAATTTGAATATCTTTTATATCTTTATGACTCCATTgtcctcagtggagttactcctgtcTGGTACCGGtatgagaggtcagatatgggcTCTAGGTGTGGAAATCCATTGTACTTGTACTGATTCAAATTCAGTCCTGCTGTGGGCAGGTGCAGTTCCCGCGGAAGTCACAT
The nucleotide sequence above comes from Lepidochelys kempii isolate rLepKem1 chromosome 22, rLepKem1.hap2, whole genome shotgun sequence. Encoded proteins:
- the TIRAP gene encoding toll/interleukin-1 receptor domain-containing adapter protein isoform X2, which encodes MAGWVRRLLQKPKQSSSSAESSLNTKQSPSSSSAVVTSSSTSSSVASRSPASQVSISSSGSARWAKSYDVCICHSNGDFEFVEEMVSYLESQPEGIRCFLQLRDAMPGSAITTELCDAVQNSHCWVLLITPSFLEDPWCRYQMHQALAEAPMANGRTIPVLKGIDRRDYPRELRCLYYIDVTRKENGFRQIKDTILRYLQELCQSTMSRIE
- the TIRAP gene encoding toll/interleukin-1 receptor domain-containing adapter protein isoform X1, giving the protein MSVVRNYKAKIHVGTSHLTGPDMAGWVRRLLQKPKQSSSSAESSLNTKQSPSSSSAVVTSSSTSSSVASRSPASQVSISSSGSARWAKSYDVCICHSNGDFEFVEEMVSYLESQPEGIRCFLQLRDAMPGSAITTELCDAVQNSHCWVLLITPSFLEDPWCRYQMHQALAEAPMANGRTIPVLKGIDRRDYPRELRCLYYIDVTRKENGFRQIKDTILRYLQELCQSTMSRIE